The Thiomicrorhabdus aquaedulcis sequence ACGTAAAATGTGCGCCATATCATGTTCCTTATTCTCTTTATTATCTTCTGTTTTATTCATTCGTTCAGTTATTCAGTCAGTTTTTATTCGTTGGCTTTTAAGGCCTTTACCATATCCAGTTGGCTTAAATTACGCCAAATGAGTAACGCCGATAACAGGGATGAGCCTATTACCACCAACGCGGCAAAGGCGTACACTTGGGCATCAAGCACCAGCGGAATTCGGTATAAGTCGCTTGCAAATTGCATGGCCAAATAGTGGCACAGTCCAACGCCAATTAAAAACCCCAGCGGAATCGCCAGTAGGGTGAGCAGGGCGTGCTCGCCCAATAAAATGTAGGCCACTTCGTGTTTATAAAAGCCTAATACTCTTAAACTGGCCAATTCGTGCTGCCGTTCGGACAGCGCAATTCGCAGACTGTTGTAAATAACGCCAAACGCAATGCTGGCACCCAAAAGGGTGGTAATAAAGGTGAAAAATAAAATGGTGTCGTCCATGGTTTGGTAAAAAGCCTTAATGGCCGAAGATTGCTCGGTCACGCTGACAATTTTTGGCCAGCCTTTAAGGGTTTGAATCAGTTGCGCTTGATGTTCACTGTCCACTTTGAGTCGCGCGCCCGATATCACGTCGCCTTCGCGCAGCAGTCGGTTTAGGTGGTGGCGCGGCAAATAAACGTTTAACCCAAGGTACTCTTTAATGGTGCCAATCACCGGAATTTGTAGGGTAGGTCGCCGACCTTCTAATACATAAACGGTGAGCATGTCGCCGGGTTTAATGTGCAGCCACGCGGCCAAATGGTCGGTGATGATAACGCCCGTGGCGCTAATGGCGGGCGTTTGCAGGGTTTCCAGTGGGTTAAAGGTTTTAGAGGTGATGGGGTTAAGGTGTTGGTCAAGCAGTCTAAATAACCCCATATTGTGTTGCCCGGCATCACCGTTGTGTTCCAGTCCGGTGAGTGCGGTGGTGTAGTGGCGATGGGCAAACTCTACTTTAGCCATTACGCTGCGAAAGCCTTCAATTTGTTGCACGCCTTGCAGGCTTTTAATAGAGTGCAGTGAGGTTGTGGCGCTGGGTTCGGTGTAAAGCACTTTAAAGTCTTCACGTTGGCTTAGCGTGTAGTGCACCTCAATCATTTTGTTGATAGCACCTTCTTGAAACCCACCCACCATCATAATGGCGCACGCCATGCTAATGCCTAATACGGTCAGCAAGGCTTTAAATGGCCGACGTTCAAGGTGCCTAAAAATCATGCGCGTGGGTTGCGATAAGCTGTTTTGCAGCCCCAAACGTTCGATAAGCGTTGCCCGATAAAGTGTGGGGGTTTGGCCGTGCATGGCTTGCGCGGGCGGTTGTTGCGCGGCGCGAGTAACGACCATAATGGTGCCTATTACGGCCGCCCCTAAGCTGATGAATACCGCCCATACTATTAATATGGGTTTAAGTTGATAGTGCATGTAGGGCAGGCTGTAAATGTCCATGTAAAGTTGGCTCATGGCGTGCCCCATCCATGCGCCAAGGGCAATGCCGAGCAACGTGCCCAGGCTTACCATAAGCACCACCAGTTTACTGTAATGCACCGCAAGTGCCCATGAGCTGTAACCAAAGGCTTTTAGGACGGCAATTTGTTGGCGCTCTAACGCCATTAAACGCCTAATCACCACGTTAAGTAAAAAGGTGGCAACGCCTAAAAAAATAATCGGAAAAACGTGTGCCATTACCTTGAGCTGTCCCAACTCGGCGCTTAAAAAACGGTTGGACAATTGATCTTTGCGCGCGTAAGCACCTTGGCCGCCATAGGGTTTTAGCAGAGTGTCTAAGCGATCAATGACCGCTTGGGTATTGGCCTGCTTGCTGAGCGTTAAGGTGACATTGTTAAACGCGCCTTGCATGTCGTATGCACTGGCTAAGGGCGCGCGTGCCATCCACAAAACACCGTAACTTTGGTAATCTGGAAACATGGCACCTGGGGCAATTTGGTAAATGTATTCGGGCGATAAACCGGTGCCCACCAGGGTAAGCGTTTTGCGATGGCCATTAATGGTGGCGCTGAGCGTGTCGCCCGTGCTTAAGCGATGAGCGCGGGCAAATTCTTCGCTCACAATGACCTCGGTGCTGGCCATGTCCTCAATAAAACGACCCTGACGCAAATAGAGTTGATTTAATTCGTCCGACGCCGAACTGTCTAACGAGATTAGATGCGCGCTGATGGGTTTTGAGTGGTCTTTTAGGCTTAAATTAACGTAGCTGATGACGCGAGTTTGTACGGTTTGCACACCCGGAATGGCTTGAATGCGTTGCACCAGCGACAGTGGGGCGCGTTTTAAATCGGCAAATACATCGGCAAAATGGTGGTCGCGGTAATAGCGTTCGCGGGTTTCGAACAGTGAATCGTAGGTGCTTAACGACATAATAAAAATGGCCACACCACTGGCAATCACTAGCCCAATTGCAAGGGCTTGCAAGCGCATGCCCCAGAGTTGCCGGCCTATTTTTAAATTAAGCGCGCGCATGTTACCAGCGTATTTGTTGGGCAGCCACGCGCGTTGCGTTGACCGCAATGTGGGTGATTTGGCCATCGGCCATGTGAATAACGCGGTCGGCCATTTGCGCCATGCTTACGTTGTGGGTAATGATAATGGTGGTGGTGCTCAAGGTTTTATTGATGCCTTGTAAGGCCTCCAATACCTGAACGCCCGTGTGCGAATCGAGCGCGCCAGTGGGTTCGTCGCACAACAACACCTTGGGGTTTTTGGCCAACGCACGCGCCAAAGCAACCCGTTGCTGTTCGCCACCCGAAAGTTGCGCCGGAAAATGATTCAGCCGATGGCTTAATCCCACTTTGGCTAAAGCGTCTTGCGGTGGCATGGGGTTGTGGGCAATTTCGGTGACGACGGCCACGTTTTCGAGCGCGGTTAAGCTGGGAATAAGATTGTAAAACTGAAACACAAAGCCCACATCAAACCGCCGATAGTCGGTAAGTTGCGGTTGGCCGGCGGCGGCTAAATTTTGCAGGCCATACCAAACTTGGCCGGTGGTGGGTGAGTCAAGGCCGCCCAAAATGTTTAAAAGCGTGGATTTGCCACTGCCCGATGCGCCTAAAATGACCACAAACTCACCGTGATATAAGGTTAAATCAATGCCTTGCAATGCCACGACCTCAACCTGTCCCATTTGATAGACTTTGGTGACGCTCTTTAGGGTAAAAAGCGCGGTTTGAGCAGGGTTGGTGTGTTGAGTCATGAGGCGACTTACCGAGCATGGATTGAGTTTTAGTATAGCAAATCCAGGTTAGGCTAAGGCTTTCTAAGCCTGTCTGGCTTAGGATTTGGGGGAGATTTGGCGAAAGGCTTGTTTTAAGATAATTTTTTAAATAATCCTAAAAAGACGGGTAGATTTTGTTGGCGGTGGTTATAAGATGTTTATTACTGCTTATAATTGCTTATTACTAATTATAACTGCTCATAACCGCGTATGATTGCTTAGAGTTGTTTATAGAGAGGTATCGGTTTTTTTGCGTTTGCGTGCGGCAATGCGTTCTTGCCAGCTTTTAACCACATGCCAGCGCCACACAAGGTTGATTGTAAAATAGGCGACAAACGCCAGCACCACACCCACCACAAAACTGCCTAAATACAGCGGTTGCCATAAATCGCCCAGCACGTTGATTATCCAATGCCAACTGAGTTCAAAATCAATGGATTCATCGGTTTTTTGCCCTAATAAATACGTACCTATTGTGTAATTAAAGTAGAAAATAGGCGGCATGGTCAGTGGGTTGCTTATCCATACTAATGCAACACTTAAAGGCAAGTTAGCACGAAACACAATTGCCGCCAGTGCGGCAAACAGCATTTGCGAGGGAATGGGAATGGACATCCAAAACAGGCCAATAAAAAAAGCTTTAGCCACACTGTGGCGATGCAGGTGCCACAGTGCTGGATTGTGCAGCCAAGTGCCTAAAAACCCTAACCCTTTCATGGACTTGATTTTTTCTGGTGTAGGAAGGTAACGCTTAATGAATTTTCTAGGCATGTTTATTCTTTTTGTTTTGGCGTGGATTAGCGCCATTATTCTGTTTTTTCAAATGCCTAGTTTTCCACCGGTTTGGGTGGGCTTGCTGGGGCTGTTGTTAAGCATTGTATTGGGGTCTATGATTTGGCTTAAACCTTTTAAAAGCCGCTTGACGCTCGGTTATTCAAGGTTAACCATGGCACTTTACAACATTTTTTTGGGTTTTATTATAGGCGGGACGTGGGTGTTTTGGCAGTCTTTTTTTCAACCGAATGTGGCACCCGAATTTTTGAATCAATCGGTGATGGTATCGGGGCAAATCATCGAGCTGCCGGAGCTGACTAATTTAAATTTAAACGGCACTCAAAAGCGCCGAGTTCGTATGACCATGGCGCTTAATTCAATTAGTACAATTCCTTTAAATTTTAAACCTGACCAGGCCTGGTCAGGTTTAAAACCTATTTTGATTATTAATTGGTATCAAACGCAAGCCGATACCGTGGCATTTTTGGCACCCAAATTAGGCGAAACCTGGCAGTTTAAGGTTAAGTTGTCGTCTAATCATGCGGCCATTAACCCTGCAGGAATGGATTACGAACGCTGGTTGTTTGGGCAGTATGTAAGCGCCAAAGGCTATGTGCAAGGCCAGTCACCCAAAAATGCACAAAGTCAGGTGCAAGACCTCTCCCCCATTAATGACCACTACGCAAAGCGAATAGACGATTGGGGAGTGTGGAGTTGGCGCGCTTCAATGGCCGAGCATTTAAGCATGACCTTGGCGCACAGTCCGTATCAAGGCGTGTATAAAGCCTTGTTGTATGGCGACGACTCGGCTATTGAACCCAGTGATTGGACGCTGCTTCAAAGCACAGGAACGATTCATTTAATGGCTATTTCGGGTTTGCACATGGCCTTGGTGGCATTTCTTGGAATATTGTTGGCCAAAGGATTATGGCAAATATGGGCTTACCGATGGACTGGCATGGATTTGCCCATGTTGAGTTTGGTGTTCTCTGTGGGTTTTGCAACAGCCTATTTAGCCATGTCTGGCGCGGCTATTCCCACCCAAAGAGCTTGGATTATGGTGGTGGCTATTTTGGGTTTTTTGCTTTTGCAACGCCGTTTTCAGCGTTGGCAAGTTTTGGCCATGGCCGCTTTGCTGGTGGTGATGTGGGATCCTCGGGCTGTGTTGAGTTACGGGTTTTGGTTGTCGTTTGGAGCCGTGGTATTAATTTTTGTGAGTTTAACCAGGCCTGGTCAACCTCAACTTGATAATAATAAAGCTGCTAATACCCAAATGGGTAAAGTTCTAAGGTGGTTAAGTGGGTTATATGGTTTTTTAAAAATACAAACCGTACTTACTTTAGGGTTAGCACCCGCGTTAATTTGGGCGTTTAGCAGTTTGCCTATTTACAGTTTTTTGGCCAATTTATTGGCCGTGCCACTGGTTAGCTTTGTGGGTTTACCCGCCTTATTTGGCATTGCTTTACTGAGCGTTATCTCAGTGGAATGGGCGCAGTTTTGGGTGGCGCAATTGGATGTGGTATGGGGTGGCTTATGGTGGTTTTTGGAGTTGTTAGCCCAGTTACCCCACAGCAATTGGCGCAATGGTGCGCTGTCGTTTTTGGGCATGCTGGGGCTGTACGCGTTACTGCTTTTAGGCGTTGTGCTCACCAAACCTGCGCTTAAATGGACGGCGTTACTGGCCTTTGTGCTGGGGTTAGGCGGGGTGTTAAGTGACCCCTTTGTTAAACGCCCGCATTTTGGCCAGGCCTGGGTCACGGTGTTGGACGTGGGTCAAGGGCAGGCCGTGGTGATTGAAACCCAGCATCATGTTACGGTGGTGGACACCGGTGCCAAGTGGGGCGATACCATGGACGGGGCTAAAATGGCTATTTTGCCCTATCTTCGGGCGCAAAACTGGTCAAAAATAGACACGCTTATTATCAGTCACAGCGATTTAGATCACGCCGGAGGCGTACAAACCTTGTTAGACAGTCTGCCAATTAATCAACTGTTAAGTGGGCAAGCTGAGGTGTTAAACATTAAACATGCGTTACCAAAAGCTGCGCCCATGCAAGCAAATCATGCCATATTTAAACCCTGTCTGGCACACCAGGCCTGGTCGGTTGATGGCGTTGATTTTACAATGTGGTCGCCGTTTAAGGCCGATTTAGAGAGCGGATTAAGATCCGATAATGACTTGTCGTGCGTGCTTAAAGTGGGGCAAGGGGTTAATTCTGTCTTGATTCCAGGCGATTTAAGCACCGCGGGCGAAAAACGTCTGTTGGCCACACATTCTGTTGAGGCCGGCACACGCCCAGAAACTGCGCACTTGTTACACGCGGGTTGGCTTGTGGCGGGGCATCATGGCAGTAAACATTCTACTTCTAGCGATTGGCTGCATAGGGTAAATCCGCACACCGTGGTGTTTTCGGCAGGGTATTTAAATCGGTTTAACTTTCCTAATGTTCAAACGGTTGAGCGTATTGGTTCGCGCAATATTCGTTGGTTTAATACAGCGTGCTCGGGGGCGGTGCGCTTTGAATTAGGTGCGTTGGAAGTGCAAGAGTCGCGAAAAACTCAGCGTAAATGGTATCATCACGCGTGTTTAGACACTCAAAAAGGCGTTTTTTTTGAGTAGTTTAGTCTTAAATAAGCGCCGTACACAGGTAAAAAGAGGGACATAAAAGACAATGAGTTGGCCTAGTTTTTGGATGAATCGGCAGTTGCCCACCCGTTTACTTGTTCCGTTAAGCGTAATAGTCTGCTGGATCGCGCAACGTCGATTACGTGATTTTAAACATAACCCACCGCTTAAGCGCACGCAAAGTGTCGTTATTGTCGTGGGCAATGTGGTGGTGGGTGGCACGGGCAAAACTCCCTTTATTGTTTGGCTGGCAACGCGCTTGCACCAACATGGACTGACTGTGGCGGTGATAAGTCGCGGTTACGGCGGTCAAGCTAAACAGTGGCCTATAGTGGTTACGCCAGAAAGCGACCCTATTTGGGTGGGCGATGAACCGGTATTGCTGGCCAAGCAATTACATCCATTAAACTGCGCGGTGGTGGTGTCGCCCAAACGCAATCAATCGGTAGAGTGGTTAGAGAGCCACGCGCCGGTGGACGTCATCATCAGTGACGATGGACTGCAGCATTTTGCGATGGCACGCGACCTCGAAATTGTTTTGGTCGACGCGCAACGTCAGTTTGGCAACGGTTATTGCTTGCCGGCGGGCCCATTGCGCGAGCCTTTAACCCGTTTAAACAGCGTAGATTATCTGGTGTGGAATGGTGGTGTGCCTAAAAACCCAGTTGCATTAAATGCATTTAATGCGCTAACCATTAATGCACCGCAATATACTATGACCCTGGTGCCCAGTGGTTTTAGACAGGTGCAAAACCCCAGTCAATGGCTGTCAATAGCTGAGTTTTTAGCGCGTTATGCCACGCCTATTAAGGCAGGTAAAGTGCACGCGGTGGCGGGTATTGGCAACCCTCAGCGGTTTTTTGAAAGCTTAAACCAGTTGGGCATTAACGCCACCTGCCAACCCTTTGCCGATCATTACGCCTACACCGCGCACGATTTTAAGGCCATTGACGATGAAAAACCTTTGCTTATGACGCAGAAAGATGCGGTAAAATGCCATGCTTTAGCGCAACAAGGTCAAAAAACGCATTGGTGGTATTTGGACGTTAATCCACAGGCCGATGAGGCTTTAATGACGGCGCTTTTAGCGCGCATTTTACCCAAGACAACTTTAAAAGAGAGCTGATAATGGATCCTAAGTTACTAGAAATTTTGGTGTGTCCGGTGAGTAAAACCAAATTGTTGTTTGATAAAAACAGCCATGAACTTATTTCGACCGCCGCACATTTGGCCTATCCGGTACGCGATGGGATTCCCATTTTATTGGAAGACGAAGCTCGCATATTAACCGCGCAAGACGTTGAACACTATCGCGCACTTAAATCGTAGAACTTATTGTAGAACCTATTATTATGGCCTTTACCGTTATTATTCCCGCCCGTTTTGAATCCAGCCGTTTAAGCGGTAAGCCGTTAATGGACATTCACGGCAAACCCATGATTGAGTGGACGTGGCGTCAAGCGCAAAAATCGGGTGCCAGTCGCATTATTATTGCCACCGAATCGCTTGCCGTGCAAGCGGTGTGCCAAGCCTTTGGTGCCGAGGTGTGTTTAACCGGTGCGCACCATCAGTCGGGTACCGAACGCATTGCTGAGGTGATTGATTTGGCAAAGCTTGGGGGCGATGAAATTATTGTCAATGTGCAAGGCGACGAACCTATGTTGCCGCCCGAGTTAATTCATCAAGTGGCCGATGGATTGGCCGCCCACCCCGAGATTTCGATGGCCACCTTGTGCGAACCCATTAACGATGTTGAAACGGTGTTTAACCCCAATTCGGTTAAAGTGAGCGTGGATTTTGCGCGTCGCGCCATTAGTTTTAGCCGTGCACCTTTGCCCTGGTCGCGTGATACGTTTAACACGCAGCCGCCGGTATTGCCCAGTAATTGGGCGTATAAACGCCACATTGGTTTGTACGCGTACCGCGCCGCGTTTGTAAAACAATATGTGGCCTGGCCAGAGTGTGCGTTAGAACAAGTAGAAAAGTTAGAGCAGTTGCGGGTATTGTGGCACGGTGAAAAAATTTTGGTGTTAGACGCGCTTTGTCATGCGGGAGTGGGCGTTGACACCCAAGCCGATTTGGATAAAGTAAGGGCATTAATGGCAAATAAAACCGGTGCGGTATGCTGAAATATTTAACCCTTGCCGGGATTGCATATTTTTTTTACTGGTTAATTAAACACAAACTGCGACAGCGCAAATTGGCGCAACAAGGCATTTTGGTTCAAGAAAAAGGCTTACGTCCCATCACTTTATTAAGTTTGGTGGTGCTGGTCAGCTACGGGGGCTATGCACTGTATTACGCTTTGACGGGTCAGGCATCGCATTAAATGCTTTTTAAGAGGACGCTTTATCTTCTGTATTGATGGGCGGTTTGGCCATCGATTTTAACCGCGTTTGTTTTATACGTTGCCATTTAAACCAA is a genomic window containing:
- a CDS encoding ABC transporter permease, with translation MRALNLKIGRQLWGMRLQALAIGLVIASGVAIFIMSLSTYDSLFETRERYYRDHHFADVFADLKRAPLSLVQRIQAIPGVQTVQTRVISYVNLSLKDHSKPISAHLISLDSSASDELNQLYLRQGRFIEDMASTEVIVSEEFARAHRLSTGDTLSATINGHRKTLTLVGTGLSPEYIYQIAPGAMFPDYQSYGVLWMARAPLASAYDMQGAFNNVTLTLSKQANTQAVIDRLDTLLKPYGGQGAYARKDQLSNRFLSAELGQLKVMAHVFPIIFLGVATFLLNVVIRRLMALERQQIAVLKAFGYSSWALAVHYSKLVVLMVSLGTLLGIALGAWMGHAMSQLYMDIYSLPYMHYQLKPILIVWAVFISLGAAVIGTIMVVTRAAQQPPAQAMHGQTPTLYRATLIERLGLQNSLSQPTRMIFRHLERRPFKALLTVLGISMACAIMMVGGFQEGAINKMIEVHYTLSQREDFKVLYTEPSATTSLHSIKSLQGVQQIEGFRSVMAKVEFAHRHYTTALTGLEHNGDAGQHNMGLFRLLDQHLNPITSKTFNPLETLQTPAISATGVIITDHLAAWLHIKPGDMLTVYVLEGRRPTLQIPVIGTIKEYLGLNVYLPRHHLNRLLREGDVISGARLKVDSEHQAQLIQTLKGWPKIVSVTEQSSAIKAFYQTMDDTILFFTFITTLLGASIAFGVIYNSLRIALSERQHELASLRVLGFYKHEVAYILLGEHALLTLLAIPLGFLIGVGLCHYLAMQFASDLYRIPLVLDAQVYAFAALVVIGSSLLSALLIWRNLSQLDMVKALKANE
- a CDS encoding ABC transporter ATP-binding protein; the encoded protein is MTQHTNPAQTALFTLKSVTKVYQMGQVEVVALQGIDLTLYHGEFVVILGASGSGKSTLLNILGGLDSPTTGQVWYGLQNLAAAGQPQLTDYRRFDVGFVFQFYNLIPSLTALENVAVVTEIAHNPMPPQDALAKVGLSHRLNHFPAQLSGGEQQRVALARALAKNPKVLLCDEPTGALDSHTGVQVLEALQGINKTLSTTTIIITHNVSMAQMADRVIHMADGQITHIAVNATRVAAQQIRW
- a CDS encoding DUF2062 domain-containing protein yields the protein MPRKFIKRYLPTPEKIKSMKGLGFLGTWLHNPALWHLHRHSVAKAFFIGLFWMSIPIPSQMLFAALAAIVFRANLPLSVALVWISNPLTMPPIFYFNYTIGTYLLGQKTDESIDFELSWHWIINVLGDLWQPLYLGSFVVGVVLAFVAYFTINLVWRWHVVKSWQERIAARKRKKTDTSL
- a CDS encoding DNA internalization-related competence protein ComEC/Rec2; translated protein: MNFLGMFILFVLAWISAIILFFQMPSFPPVWVGLLGLLLSIVLGSMIWLKPFKSRLTLGYSRLTMALYNIFLGFIIGGTWVFWQSFFQPNVAPEFLNQSVMVSGQIIELPELTNLNLNGTQKRRVRMTMALNSISTIPLNFKPDQAWSGLKPILIINWYQTQADTVAFLAPKLGETWQFKVKLSSNHAAINPAGMDYERWLFGQYVSAKGYVQGQSPKNAQSQVQDLSPINDHYAKRIDDWGVWSWRASMAEHLSMTLAHSPYQGVYKALLYGDDSAIEPSDWTLLQSTGTIHLMAISGLHMALVAFLGILLAKGLWQIWAYRWTGMDLPMLSLVFSVGFATAYLAMSGAAIPTQRAWIMVVAILGFLLLQRRFQRWQVLAMAALLVVMWDPRAVLSYGFWLSFGAVVLIFVSLTRPGQPQLDNNKAANTQMGKVLRWLSGLYGFLKIQTVLTLGLAPALIWAFSSLPIYSFLANLLAVPLVSFVGLPALFGIALLSVISVEWAQFWVAQLDVVWGGLWWFLELLAQLPHSNWRNGALSFLGMLGLYALLLLGVVLTKPALKWTALLAFVLGLGGVLSDPFVKRPHFGQAWVTVLDVGQGQAVVIETQHHVTVVDTGAKWGDTMDGAKMAILPYLRAQNWSKIDTLIISHSDLDHAGGVQTLLDSLPINQLLSGQAEVLNIKHALPKAAPMQANHAIFKPCLAHQAWSVDGVDFTMWSPFKADLESGLRSDNDLSCVLKVGQGVNSVLIPGDLSTAGEKRLLATHSVEAGTRPETAHLLHAGWLVAGHHGSKHSTSSDWLHRVNPHTVVFSAGYLNRFNFPNVQTVERIGSRNIRWFNTACSGAVRFELGALEVQESRKTQRKWYHHACLDTQKGVFFE
- the lpxK gene encoding tetraacyldisaccharide 4'-kinase, with the protein product MSWPSFWMNRQLPTRLLVPLSVIVCWIAQRRLRDFKHNPPLKRTQSVVIVVGNVVVGGTGKTPFIVWLATRLHQHGLTVAVISRGYGGQAKQWPIVVTPESDPIWVGDEPVLLAKQLHPLNCAVVVSPKRNQSVEWLESHAPVDVIISDDGLQHFAMARDLEIVLVDAQRQFGNGYCLPAGPLREPLTRLNSVDYLVWNGGVPKNPVALNAFNALTINAPQYTMTLVPSGFRQVQNPSQWLSIAEFLARYATPIKAGKVHAVAGIGNPQRFFESLNQLGINATCQPFADHYAYTAHDFKAIDDEKPLLMTQKDAVKCHALAQQGQKTHWWYLDVNPQADEALMTALLARILPKTTLKES
- a CDS encoding Trm112 family protein, which codes for MDPKLLEILVCPVSKTKLLFDKNSHELISTAAHLAYPVRDGIPILLEDEARILTAQDVEHYRALKS
- the kdsB gene encoding 3-deoxy-manno-octulosonate cytidylyltransferase, which encodes MAFTVIIPARFESSRLSGKPLMDIHGKPMIEWTWRQAQKSGASRIIIATESLAVQAVCQAFGAEVCLTGAHHQSGTERIAEVIDLAKLGGDEIIVNVQGDEPMLPPELIHQVADGLAAHPEISMATLCEPINDVETVFNPNSVKVSVDFARRAISFSRAPLPWSRDTFNTQPPVLPSNWAYKRHIGLYAYRAAFVKQYVAWPECALEQVEKLEQLRVLWHGEKILVLDALCHAGVGVDTQADLDKVRALMANKTGAVC